The Oryza brachyantha chromosome 6, ObraRS2, whole genome shotgun sequence region CAAATAAACACTAGGCATCATCAAACAATTTTCAGCCGATCCCTGTTCTTGAGCACTGAGGACTTCTTGAAATTTGTTGAAGTGCAGAAATCCAGCCCTCCAGCAAATTCAGCCCATCCCTTTTTCAGCAACAATTTCCACCGTAAAAGACAACAGATAACCCGAAAAGAAATATGTAAAGGAGACTTTAGTAAAGTATCTCTAAAAATCATGTCATTTCTCTTTGTTCGCAACTGCCGACAACTAGCTGAAGCTAACTCTAGGAAGATTAGAACGACAATgccatataaacatttctattgTTTGAATCTTTTACcaaattataagtattttttatattattcacACTCCTACTTATCCTATAAATCACTTATCATTCTAgattctttctattttttctacaTATACCCTTGCACTTTCAATTCATTCCTTATTTATAAAGGGGCATCGTGGTTTTTTTCCTAATCATAATCTATGTTAAACAACTCAGAAATGCTTACATTGTGTAATGGAGGATGTAGTAATTACGGTGCTTGACACCTCAAGATAGCTGTTGAAAAAATGAGAGTAGTGGTAAGTGAGGCAACAACAATGGATGTGTTCCTTTGACTATTTCTCTTGAGTTCAATGGGAGTTGGAGGAAGATTTTGCCCGTTGTGGGTATGGGAAGTGGGTGAGTGCTCCTCACCCCAAGATTAGCTTGTGAAACCCATTCTTGTAGTTGTTACCCACTAGGATGGACGTGTTGAGGCCGAGAAGCGCAATGGGCCTTCGGCCATGGGAGATCATGGAAGAATTTTCTATCAAATCCGGTTCGCCATATCAATATGTCGACAAAGTGGGTGTGGTTACCAAAAGGTGGAGAGATTTCACCATCTCTAGGGTTTCTAGCTAGGCGTGACAAGGTGGTGCAATTTAGGAGTTTTGCGAGGTGGATCCAGAGGGTGCCTGAGAGGTTGGTCAATGGACGATTGTTTACTAAGGTTGTTCTCAACACACCTCTGGAGAGAAGGTCATCGTAGGATCAATGGCCACAATCAAATAGGAGGGTGATAGAGGAGAGATAGACAGTTGGGGTGTGAGAGGGTTCATGGATTGGGAAGGAGAGGAGCTGCGGGGTTGCTTCCTCTCCCAAAATCAGAAATGGCAAGAGGAGAGATGGCATCAGGGTGAGCTAAGGGATCGTTGGGCAGGGAGAAATCTAGGTTACCATAGCTAGGTTGGGAGGGGGAGCACTGAGATTTCAGATGATCCTGGTAGTTGGATCCAAGCCAAGAAGTTGTTGAGGTGAGGAAATACTCCTATTAAAATGGTGTTGATCAGGATGGAGAACGGATGCATATGCACTGCAAAGGCAATACCCCTATTCAAGTGGATCCTTCGGTCGAAGTTATGAACAAGATCCAAGGCTTCTAGTTTCATGGTAAGTTTACCGGTATCTTTATTAAATTTGTGCAGTTGTGAAATTTATGTCTTCCTATATATACTTCATGAAGGGTCTTGAGAGTTTTTATTTCTGGCTAGTGTAAAGTGGTCGTCATCATTAGTAATTAGTGGTATACTATTTATCTGAATAGCAAAGATATGACATGGATTCACCTCTAGTCAATCGCAAGTACACTTTGCTAGTTTGAAAAGGACAATATTGACTTGAGATGTTATAAATGCTAAGTCCAAAAACTTGAGTTAtctaagttcttttttttataatggaaGCTTTATTAATCTTAGCCAATTACATCAAAAGATACAACTATTCTAAGAAAAACTCGTGGTCTCTACACAACGAAAGCGTACACAACCAAAACACACTCACACATAAActagaaagagaaaataaaagatcaaCCACCGTGTAATCACATATTAAATTGCCACTTATGCccttgaggaaaaaaaactccttgACCACCTGGTCTAAACGTAGACAAGTGGCAAGAATAAAATCCTACAAAGTAGTCTTGTGATGAAActtgaaaggaaaaatatattggaTTTTGTACAAGAACAGTAGTTCGGAGGATTGGATCGCGTGGAACATTTCTGAAACGGGATACTAGAGATCAATGGATACACCATCTGTTTTCAGGGTTGTTCTAGCAGAGTCAATTTTTATCTCTGACGATGTAGCTGCTAACctcctttatttttctccatGTGCAGAACAGATGTTGCCACATGCTATTGAGGCTCGTGGAACCAATCTAAAGTAGAGCTCGGACTGGAGTTTACAAGTAGCAGACAGCACAAATATAATGTCCGTTGGTTGGAGAACGAGCATGAACCTCATATTTCTAGCTCTGTTGTGCGACTGCTCTTGCAAGCTATGAGCCTGTTTGGAGGAGCTTCTCTCAGTTacaactttttctaaaagctGTTTCTGCtagaagctgccccaaacgaTCCACGGCTTCTAataatctgtagttacagattctagaaaatgaactaacaAGCCAGAAGATGAGTTTCAGAgttttttcagattctcagaaactgaCTACTAAACAATTacttcttagaatctaaaactcccccaaacaggccctatgTTTATGGCGGCCCTTGTGCTATTGTTGGTTGGCGCATGGAAGTCGCTCGCTTAGCTTAAGTTTAGGAACCTCATTAGCCATGCAAGTGAGGAAGGGATTGTGGTCATATCAGTAGGTAGTGCATCTACTCTACCATGCACAAAGGATTCAACATCCTTAATTTTCTATCCCTTTTGAATATACGTTTGAATAGTATCTTGTTCAAAGAAAATACACTAATATTTATTCTATTATAATTTGCTTTACCGTTAACTAAACTTTAAGCTtgacatatatttttgcatatttgaaaaaaaaatgaatgatcagacatatatatgataGTCAGTGGTGTCAAACATAGAGAATTAGATAAAAATAGTTAGCAGAGTGGCCAAAGATGTTGCAGCCTAAGGAGCATTATTGGAGGAAAAAAGTCCACTTCCCAATTAAAGTCCACTTTAAGTCCTTCAATGGTCGAGACTTGCCAAGTTGATTCTCCGTATGACGAAATCATCGTCTAAACTAGGGCTGGGTAAATTCACCGAAAATTGAACATGATAATCGAAACTGAACCGAAACAACTGATTTATACGGTTATTTCTGTTTTTAAattagttttgaaaatttaattagttcggtttttggttttttaatcgatttttaattttagaaaactaAAATCACCAAATTAACCGAACTAACACCTCGCTAgtctctattttataaattgaGGCCCAGCCCAACCCAATAGGCAAGTGTGAATATATGATGCAACCTCCACTCCACAGTCTCCTTCCGTGAATCTATAACTATCAGTCTATTATGTATGGTGTATTgaacttattattattattttatcggTGAAACTATAACGATTGATCTTACAAAGATCTGTtaataattttggtttttaaccGATAACCTAACCGAAATAATTCGGTTATTTAGGTTcggttaataattttttagtgtaaatttcgGTTTTCAATATTCAAAAACCAAATAGATTGAACCGAATAAACCGCACTAACCGATTCCTAACCCTAGTCTAAACCACCTAAGGACACGTAGAAAGGTGTTTATTAGTTGACTCTCTTAATTGTTATGTAAGTAAATTTGGTGACATGGAGAAAAGAGAGTGAATCAGAGAGAAAAATCGTTGTCATGTATAGCAGCGACTAGAGTTGACTCTTagaatttattaaagaaaactttcttgTATAAGAgtggataaaaaggaaagcagtataataaaaaaatattttattggattaatgaagaaaccatatATGCCTCTACCTTCGTacgtataattataaaatatttcctcGTCACTGACGTGGATCAGATAAGAGGCTCCACCTTTAAACATACCCTGAGAAGTTATTTGCATTGGTATTGATAGTTGGAGGATGGTATATACGGAGTTTTAGGGTTCAGGGATGGACTAACTTATGGTGGACTTTTCTTtacttaaaagaaaagaagatgaGTGGATGTGAGCGAGAAGAAAAGGGCGACGCTGTGGCCCATAAAGCAGTTGCCGAGCAGGGTAGGAATCGAGGGGGGCCCACCTAATCCGTGTGAGCCAATGGGATGCGGACACGAGGTCGATAAGATGGCGCGCGTCGACGCTGGCCACCCAAGCCCAACCCTCGCTTTCCTCCTCAGCTCAGCTCGATCTCACCACCTCGATCCATTCCTttcgtttattttatagcaaccACGTACTACGCCGGCGGCGTAACAACTCTACCCTCTAGCTTCGTCCAGGTCAGTCACctgcagcagccgcagcaTACCATGGCCGCTCTTTCCTCtgccgccgtcaccgtcccTTCCTTCGCCCCCTCCGCTCCCCGGAGGACGAGGTCGTCGCTGATCGTCCGCGCCTCTCTCGGCAAGGcagccggcgcggccgccgtcgccgtcgccgccagcgccATGCTCGCGGGCGGCGCCATGGCTCAGGAGGTGCTTCTCGGCGCCAATGGCGGCGTACTGGTCTTCGAGCCCAACGACTTCACCGTCAAGTCCGGCGAGACCATCACCTTCAAGAACAACGCCGGCTACCCGCACAACGTCGTGTTCGACGAGGATGCCGTTCCCAGCGGCGTTGACGTCTCCAAGATCTCGCAGGAGGAGTTCCTCAACGCAGCCGGCGAGACCTTCTCCGTCACCCTCACCGTCCCCGGCACCTACGGCTTCTACTGCGAGCCGCACGCCGGAGCTGGCATGGTCGGCAAGGTCACCGTCAACTAGAATAATATCGATTCAATgcttaattataattattattttgctaCACGTATAGTACCATCCATAATAATATCAATCCATTGCttatactattatatttatatttatatttatattactaCTAGTAGTCTACTtaattacatttttatatctatatatcgATCGCTGCTACGTACTCCTATGTATCTACTTGCTACCCCACCATGCATATATCTACATCCGTCTATCGATCTGAGCCATTTATTGCTATATACTATTAACATTATCTTGTGCCTAACTACAGCCTTCTACGGGTGTTCCTCGATCagttctctcttctcttacgTGTATGTATCTGTATCAGTTACTAAGTATCAATCAGTAGTGAGACATACAATTAACGGTATTATGATATAAtataccttttttatttttgtcatacTGCTATATATATTGGACGACTCAGTTGGGTATGGCGTATAAAGTTAATTAAGAAACTAATGTTAATCGAAAAGTGTacgattattttgttataaaactGAGACAGAAACAGTTGGCAAGTGCATAAACTAGtctaaaaattgattttttgtgattaGAAGACAACTATTTAGATCTAACTATTCCCCCTATATCCTACCCACTGTAACCACCTGCTACTGAATAGAAACTGTAACCTCTAACACTTATATAACCACTTTAACCTCTAACACCTATATATCCTCTGTTTCTTCTAGCCTACCCATCTAATGAATACCTATAAGAATAATACCTATAAGGATAACAAATTGTCTGTCTAATCTTCAATcgattgaaaaaataatccatcaatcaaatttttagatggTCTAGATTGCATCAAGATTTGTGTATGAACAGTAGCCACATCTCCGTTCTCCCACCATCAGCTCATCCTACCCCGCCTCTGCCCCCGCCGTTGTTGCCCCTGGCTTGCCAGTGCCAGAAGATGCAAATAGCGTTGGTGAGCCCTCCTTCCCTCCCCGCCTCTGCCCTCTTCTCCCCAATCCAGGTGGCATTCCCTCATATCTGACAATGGCCCACCATCCTCCTCTATTCCTGTGGCTCTGGCCGCCACTAGCCCCTCACCGCCTACCCTAAAACCTCCCACACCGGCCCCTACCCCCTCCCACCCCCTCCAACTCCAAAACCCTTATCAGTAGATGATCTACAAAATTCGGGGTGGtcatcgccgtcaccgtccTCATCGCTTATCACAGGTTGAAGACAATGC contains the following coding sequences:
- the LOC102717438 gene encoding plastocyanin, chloroplastic, yielding MAALSSAAVTVPSFAPSAPRRTRSSLIVRASLGKAAGAAAVAVAASAMLAGGAMAQEVLLGANGGVLVFEPNDFTVKSGETITFKNNAGYPHNVVFDEDAVPSGVDVSKISQEEFLNAAGETFSVTLTVPGTYGFYCEPHAGAGMVGKVTVN